Proteins found in one Microcella daejeonensis genomic segment:
- a CDS encoding glycerate kinase produces MRVVLAPDSFKGSASAVEVVAALARGWASVRPDDELVARPMADGGEGTLDAFEVAVPDARRMPVRVTGPDSRPVDAHWVLLPATATRPTTAVVELAATSGITLLEHPAPDDAHTLGFGEAIAAALDHRDAAGRGVEQLLLALGGSSSTDGGAGALRALGARLLDAAGDPVPLGLRGLDSLATVDLSGLRALPPGGAVILGDVDNPLLGARGAAAVFGPQKGVVDIDGADAALAHLASLLPHVDAATPGAGAAGGAGFGLLAAGAVMASGSRRIAEAVALASALASADLVITGEGRFDAQTAAGKAPAEVARLAADAGVPVAVVAGSVGSSAPAEGLAAIVELAALAGGSAAAIARAEHWLEHAGAELAGRLG; encoded by the coding sequence ATGCGCGTCGTCCTCGCCCCCGACTCCTTCAAGGGCAGCGCCAGCGCCGTCGAGGTCGTCGCGGCGCTCGCCCGCGGCTGGGCCTCGGTGCGGCCCGACGACGAGCTGGTCGCGCGCCCGATGGCCGACGGCGGTGAGGGCACGCTCGACGCCTTCGAGGTCGCGGTGCCGGATGCGCGGCGCATGCCCGTGCGGGTGACGGGCCCCGACTCCCGGCCCGTCGACGCGCACTGGGTGCTGCTGCCCGCCACGGCGACCCGGCCGACGACCGCGGTCGTGGAGCTCGCCGCGACCTCGGGGATCACCCTGCTCGAGCATCCCGCCCCCGATGACGCGCATACGCTCGGGTTCGGCGAGGCGATTGCGGCCGCTCTCGATCACCGCGACGCGGCAGGGCGGGGAGTGGAGCAGCTGCTGCTCGCGCTCGGCGGCAGCAGCTCGACCGACGGCGGAGCCGGAGCCCTGCGCGCCCTCGGCGCCCGCCTGCTCGACGCCGCGGGCGACCCGGTGCCGCTCGGGCTGCGCGGCCTCGACTCGCTCGCGACGGTCGACCTCAGCGGGCTGCGCGCGCTCCCGCCCGGCGGCGCCGTCATCCTCGGCGACGTCGACAACCCGCTGCTCGGCGCGCGCGGGGCGGCCGCCGTCTTCGGCCCGCAGAAGGGCGTCGTCGACATCGACGGGGCGGATGCCGCTCTCGCGCACCTCGCCTCCCTCCTGCCGCACGTCGACGCCGCGACCCCGGGCGCGGGCGCCGCGGGCGGGGCCGGCTTCGGCCTGCTCGCCGCCGGAGCCGTCATGGCGAGCGGCTCGCGCCGCATCGCCGAGGCGGTCGCCCTCGCCTCGGCCCTCGCGTCGGCCGACCTCGTGATCACGGGCGAGGGACGCTTCGACGCCCAGACCGCCGCGGGCAAGGCGCCCGCCGAGGTCGCCCGGCTCGCCGCCGACGCCGGGGTGCCCGTGGCCGTCGTCGCGGGCTCGGTCGGATCCTCGGCTCCGGCCGAGGGGCTCGCCGCGATTGTCGAGCTCGCGGCGCTCGCCGGCGGCTCCGCCGCCGCCATCGCTCGGGCCGAGCACTGGCTCGAGCACGCGGGCGCCGAACTGGCCGGACGCTTAGGCTGA